Part of the Cryptococcus neoformans var. neoformans JEC21 chromosome 11 sequence genome, AGTCTTGAAGATGTAATGTTCGGAGATGGGAGAGTCTTGCTGGGAATGGGCCTCGCCGCTCTTGGTGTGGTTTTGTTTAGCCAGAGACAGCCTAGTCTGGACGTGCCAAAGACTGACTACGCGTCTAGTACTGTTCAAGCAATGTATTTCTTGGGTGCCTTGTTGATCGGAATGTTTGTATGGAATGCCTAGTCGTATCCGAAGTGGTGAGTACTTTGTACGAGGTCATATATGTTTATCACGCACTAATCACCCATCTTATTCTCTTGCAATATAAGATGCTGTAAAGCCTATCAGAATCTTGCTAGAAGTGCTACTGATGAGTGCGGGACGTCCACTGATATGAATGTTATGACTCGTTcccaacaaggtccggtcttgaagacgagatggaAAGCCGTAGTTTATTAAGCAATGAAGTATGTGTATGATATGCTCCTTGACACTTGTCCGTCGGTGGATGGTATAGGGCGGAAGTATTTatgcttgggaagatcaggcaagcttatatactagtgAGTTATGTTTATGTAGAAGGGTTgtgcaaggtaagacgagagCGAGCAatgggagctcgaggacctttcccaaagtaacttatgaaataCTGATCTtcaagggaaaggaaatcAAGATCGCGGAGGACGGACCTGCAAGTATTGTGGAAACTGTAAAAAGATGACGACTATGATGGAGGGAGTGGAAAAGCAGGATGACCGCTTGAAAATTGTCAGCTGGCTCAAGTCAGTCCTTTGCCAATTTTGCAGATAGGGAATGTAGTATGTTTTGTTAATCGTGCCGGTAGCAACTCGTGCCATGAGTTTCTGTGGCTGCAAAGTAATGCTGGAAACCTTAGGAAAGCACATGTATAATCCAATAATAAAGATATGTTTGACCTCTTCAGCGCATAATAGATGTACCAGTTGCATATACATCAGATGTACCATGAGCTTTCTGATTATTACAAGACCCGATAATCGTTTCACCGCTAAAGTATACACCAAGATACTCAAAACCCTATCTCAATAACCCTCCAGACAAATAATTAGATAACCTATAAATCCTTTAaaccctttccttttccttttcgtcAAAGTGCTCCAGGTGCTCAGCTCCAtgcttctcctcctcgtcgagTGTTCGGCCTTCGAGCTCGACTGCTCGTCTCGCAATCTCGGCCTCTCGTTCCTCCTTGGTGACGGAACCAAAGATGACGTCCATAGACTCCAAAGAGACACCTGATGTCTCGGGAAGGAACATGGCGAGACAGAACGAAATTATATTGATAGCagcgaaaaagaagaactaATCGCACTGTCAGCTCTTGAGATAAATCATAAAACAGTAATTGCTACTTACGATCCCACCCTTAGGCATGTGAATGACCATGAGAGGGGTAGCCTTGGTAACAGCAAAGTTCCAGAGCCATTGGGTGGCGGCGGCAGTCATGAGACCATAATGACGTGTGCGGTTGTTGAAGACTATTCAAGCTCAAGTCAGACGCCTGTTTATACTGTAAATGCTACAATCACTCACTCTCAGAACAGATAACCCATGGAAGAGGACCAACAGAGAAGCACTGTGATGTAGGTTAGTAGCGTTTGACAAATTGACAGCTTATTGCTCACGTAAGGGATGACGAAAAGGTAAATCATGACAGCTGGATTATGTCAGTATTTTTTTATTAAAATTATTAGAATCTTATGAAACTCACCCATAGCGATGGAAGCAGCGGAAGTAGTAGTGGCGTTTTTGTCAGGAAGGTGGGTGTTGAAGATGGCACCGATGATCCAAAGGAACAAGGACATAAGGCTGACACCCAAGAGCAAAGGCTTCTTCCTGCCGAATCTCTCAATACCGAAGGCGATGAAAGTACCGGTGGCAATAATCTTGACGATACCGTAGATACCACTGGCGAGCAATCCAGACTTGCTACCTCTGATACCTATTATAGAGTTAGTCAGCGTGATTCGCCTGCTTACATGGAAGTGTTAAGACATACCGATAGACTGGAAAATAATGGGAGCATAGTAAGAAATAGAGTTCTGACCACTCCATTGCTGAAGGGTGAAGACAACGAAAGCGATGATGAATCGGATGGGGTTACCCTTGGCAAAAACTTCCCTCCAAGAGGCGCCCTTGGtagcctcctcctcctccctgATAGCAGCGGCGATTTCAGCATATTCAAGCTGAACAGACTGGTCGGTGACGGGAAGCTTCCTAATCCAAGCGAGGTTGGCAAGTGCTCTTTCGTCCTTGTGCTTGGTTGCGAGCCATCGAGGGGATTCTTTGAGGAGAGGCAAGAGCATGACCATGATACCAACAGGGACGAGCTGGAAGCCGATGGGGATTCGCCACACAATGTTCCCTCGGTTTTGGTCCATGAAGCTGTGGAACATCAGCAAAATCAACAAGCGTTTCCATCTAAAACAAGACACGTACGTTACACCATAATTAATCCAGTAGGAGAAGGCAACGCCGATGACGACAATAACCTGGAACATACCAGTGATTCGGCCACGAATTTCCTTAGGCGCAATCTCACCTGTGCTATCGTTAGCTTCTGCGACCACAGGCAATGCTAAAATCACTTACTGGCATAGGTAGGGCAGACAGCTGACATGAGACCTACTCCGAAACCCGAAGTGAATCGTCCTCCGTATACCCATGACAGCTGAGAGCTGGCCGCAGTTTGGAAGCAGGCaccgatgatgaagatccAGCATCCAACTGATAACACATTAGCTCCAAACCAACTGTACCCTGGAGATTCATAAATTAAATTAACTTACCCATAAGAGAGTACTTTCGACCCAACCAGTCGTTGACCCAAGCGGCAATAATGGCACCGAAGAAGGCTCCGCCTTGTAGGATAGCAACAATGTTACCCTGCAAATCCGCAATTTCGTCACTGGTTCCAGTGATGTTAAAAGATGtggcaaaagaagaaagagcgaTGACGCCTCCACCAAGACCAGTATCGTAACCGAAAAGGAAGATACCTAGGAAGCCTACACTAGCGAGCAGATACGCTCGAGAGTGGGCATGCCATGGTCGTCGCTCCGAATCAGATGTGGGAACCATGGAGGCCTCCATTGCTTCCTGGCGAAGGCGCTTAGATCTGTGATAATGTGGCTGTCAAAACTTGGCCAATGTGGAGTAACTCCGGTTACTCACCCAAAACCGACcatcttgaagaagagtgatCTATTACTGAGTCCGCGTTAAAATTGAAGTTGGTCAAGTAAGACTCAGGTGGGTAATACTCCGTATCAAGAGGCGAAAGCGTTTGAGTATGAAATCCACTGATTGGCTTGATCTGCTTTTGCTTCTCTTAACCTCTCATGTATATATAGCATTCCCAGGACCCATAGCGTCAGTTAGCCGCCCATAATAATAAGGAGTCGTCCGTCACACATGACATTCAACGGGCCGTCGGTGACTGTCGGTCCGAAAAATTGGAGCGTCTCCTGATAAAAAAACTCAAATCAAAGTATTTGATTGCCACCTTGATAAATCAAACAAGGCGGGGAAAGGATTAAGCAGCGGTCGACGAAGAGAAGGCCGAAACATCGAAGCCAAAAAGGTTTAGAAATTCAATTCGCCGCCGCAAAACATGCAAGGGCCCCAGCCCCACCCTGAAGGTTCCCCAGGGGGTATTTGGGAGACCCCAATTGATTGCAGATGTCATGTGCCTTGTTCGCTATGTGCCAAACCATCTTCCGGGCAAAATGGAAGGTGATATGATTGCCAAAAAGGGCACAAACAGAAATAAGGAACGCTCGTTTCTGCCTGCGGTCCGCTGCCGTATGCATACGCTCTCAACTCTGATCGTTGatctctctcatcttcttcccctttgtGCCTTGGATAATTGTATCATCACTCCCGGCCCGAGATCATGACAGATGGCGGGCGGACGCtcttggaagagaaaggaggaagaagacacTGGCCCCGTCCCTACTATTGTTCATTGCTGACGCTGCGCAATTCGTTCCTTGCTTTTGTTGTGTCTGGAATTTCCAACTGATTTTCCGGGCTGAGCCTGTGGAACCGGAATATGCGCAGATACCCGCCCATGTGGCATGTGGTTTGCTTAAATTAGAGTACTTGGCAGGAGGGGACCACCAGGAACGCCTGGGACCCGTGCCGCGTTTGCGAAAGCTGCCGGCGGTCCGCTCCTGCGAGATAATATAGAAGTTCAATACAGAAACTTGGCCTCGTGACCTGCCTCTTGATCGAGTATTTATTATCTGTATCGTAAAGAGGATTTTGGGGCATGATATCCCTTTTTACAAACTTATGCTGGGTACCTTACAACTTATTGGGCCACACCCCCTTTTATTGGTCCAATTCTAGAAATCGCGTATAGACATAAATCAAACAAGTACAACATTTCGTACCGGGATAAGCGGCCGTATGAATAGTGTAATAACTGCCTCTGCCATCAAGAGATTAAATAGGAGCCGGACCGGAAACCGGAAAAGAGATAAGCAATTAGAAGTGAATAGTAGGCAATGAACAGTGATCAGTAAGCAGTGGGCAGTGAGCAGCTAGCAATGCGCAGTGAGCAACTAGCAATGTGCAGATGATGACCTAGGGTCTCGGCAGCACGTCTCCGGTGGTCTTTTGTTTGTTGACATGGTTGGCAGTTTTTACATCTTTGAAATGACAAATGGAAATGGGAAATAAAAAATGGCAAATGGAAACGATGAAAAGTTAGTTCAACGAAGAAACATGAGAAGATTGTACGTGTAACTCATGGGAATCCTTCTCTCGAATCACGAAATAACGCTCATACGTACTTCTGTACAATGGGTGAACTGTTATCCCGGGTGCGACAGCTGGTTCATGAGATAACACTTCTGACCTAATCGGCCACCTTGGCGTGTTAAtgagttggaagatgaagggggGGTTACTACGCGGTGAAAAAGCTTATGAATTGGGAAGGCCACTCTGAATCTTTCCCCCTAACCCTTTAGCCCTCTTTTCGCGGTTACGAATCAGGCGAGATAAATCATAAGGCAAAGGGCACTCCTGCAAATGTCGTAGCAGTCCCCAAATCGGTTCCATATATCCTCAAACTCTCTTCAGTAGGCATTAATATTTTCAGGGCCCATCGTAAGCAACCAATCAGCCCATGCCCTTGCGTACGCTCCACAGATGACAATAGCTGACCATGTCGATACAGGCCCCATTGGTCAGGATCAGCAGACCGTTGGAAGTCACGTCGAGCTTGGCTGAATATTTGCCGCGACTGAGCATCGAATGCTCGGATTGTAGCCAAGTCGTCGACGGAGATATCGCTTTCGGCTAAGGGAAATAATGGTTGAGGAGTGTATGGAGGCGGGAGAGGGCCATTACGTTGGATCTGTGTGCATTGGGGAGGAGGTATGTCCACGGAGAATTGAGGAGTCATGCTGAATAATTCAAATACTTTCTATTTGTGGGTTATTGGTGAAGAGCGTGGAATTTGACCGTTGGGAGTATTTTGTGTTGGCTACAGAATTTCAATACTGAAGAGCCAGAAGCCTTTTTGCTCATTTAGTACGTGAAACACATCAGAGGGTCAACAAAAGTGGTCATGTCAGTTGTCAGAAACAAGTGTCGGAGTAGGGAAAGAAATCAGCGAAAAGTCTCGTAGGCGGACCTTCAAATAGGAAATGTCGATCCTTTGCCTACGTAGTGAGACAAAGGTGAGGTAGGTCAGTATATATTATTATGATTCTACTCAAACACTGAAGAAGGGGCTACACAATGTTTCGCCCCGCTCGCATATTTCATCTGCCCACCCCCCTCATCACAACCACGTACCATATCGTTGGCGGAAACCTGATCGCCATACACGTCTCCCGGTTGCGACTAAAACGGGAgtaatcatcatctccgtGTCAGCAATCAGTGTTGTTCTCGCCTCTCAACAGAATTTTCACCTTACATTGTCAATCCTGTCGCACACAAacgccgaagaagaaaatcaGAAGGACAGTCTTCTAACCAAAGGAGTGACACCCATATCCGTAATTGTCATCAATCTGTCTTATCTATGAATCCTTTCATTGGGCGGCGGAGGGAGATACCGGAGTCGCGTGTCGGGTCGCTGGTGTGCAGCGCAGACGTCGGAGGAATGCATAATGCGTGGACATCCATTCTGTTTGTAGAAAAGATGGACTAAATACGGATGCCACACTCGGTGCGGCTTGAATCGCCGCGGATGTGTTGACAGGCGCGTAGCTGATTGTTGGTAGGAGTGCGATGTCAGTGGCACAGCGGCTGGCAGTGACGATTTCAGCCTGTCTCTAATTCGATCTACTTGATCAACAGCCATCAGCTTCCTTGCCTAATAGAcacatcatctttctcccGCCACCCAATCCAGATGGTCATAGCCCCTCTCCACATCCCACAGGCGCATAACAACCCATCTGTCTGGATCTAGCTCCAAGCTCAGCGCACCGCCCTAGCATCCTCTAAGTAAATACCTTGGGTCGGCCTCGCCACGCTTCAAGCTCTTTCCGCATTCTACATCCTGCTATCCTCCTACAGTCTTCTTCCCGGCAGAGGAACTCTCCGGATATTCCATCCTAGACAGTCAATTTCTGGTTCATTCGCGTCACAGCAACATCATCATATTATTTAGACGTCAACATTATCCCGTGATAATGACTTCCTTCAATCCTGCTCCTGCGCAGATACAAGCTGCTCAAGACCATACCTATGGAAGCATGCCCACACCTACTTATATGGGAATGGTTGATACTGGCGCACAGTGGGACTATGTGGGACGCAGAGGAAGCAGTAGAAGGTGAGCAGCAATTTGTCGCGGATTGCGAAGGGCAATGCTGCGTCTTACATCATACATCTTGGACTCTGGAAACCATGCTGATGTTATACCCATATTGCAGTCGAGAACCATCCGCTTCTCCTCAGCGAGCAGCAACGGAATCTGGCATTCCTCGAACTTCGACCCATGCAGCGAGCGCTTCCGCGAGTTCATCCTACGCTCCCGTCGCTGGCGCATCTGGTCAAGCGTCTTCCGCTCCTCACGAACCCACGAtaagagaagaagccaCAGCAGTTGTTGACAGAAGTATGCGGGCTCATCAGCAAACCACCGGACCAAGCAATGGAAACGGGAACTCCCAACCAAAGAAGTCCAAGGTCAGGATGGTGGGAGATTGGCAGCTGAACAAGACCCTGGGGGCGGGAAGTATGGGTAAAGTGAAGCTGGCGACCAACATTGTGACAAAAGAGAAGGTCGGCATGAAAGTGTTAATCCGGATACCTCATGGCTAATCATTGTTATAGTGTGCTGTGAAAATTATTCCTCGGTATACCGACGCGaacaggaaggaagaaacaACAAGAACGCCggaagaagttgagaaACAGCGGTTGAAGGACGAATCTAAGGAGATTCGAACAATTCGGGAAGCACacatctcccttctcctccatcatccataTATCTGCGGCATGCGGGAATTTATCTCTCACCAGAACCATCATTACATGGTATTTGAGTTCATCGACGGCGGTCAGATGCTTGATTATATTATTTCTCATGGTCGACTTCGAGAGCGCGCGGCGAGGAAATTCGCTAGGCAAATTGGATCAGCACTAAACTACTGTCATCAAAACTCTATCGTCCATCGAGACCTAAAGATCGAAAATATTTTGATatcaaagaatggaaaCATCAAGCTCATCGACTTCGGCCTTTCCAACTTGTACTCTCCGTCACGTCATCTCTCAACATTCTGCGGTTCATTATATTTTGCCGCGCCAGAGTTATTGAACGCCAGACCCTACACAGGTCCGGAAGTTGACGTTTGGTCATTCGGTATCGTCATCTACGTCCTGGTGTGCGGAAAGGTACCGTTCGATGATCAGTCAATGCCAGCTTTGCACGCAAAGATTAAACGTGGTGTTGTAGAGTATCCGAGTTGGTTGAGTGCTGAGGTTAAATCTCTGCTGAGTCGTATGTTAGTCACTAATCCAGCGGAAAGGGCGACTTTGGCAGAAGTGCTCAGCCATCCGTTCATGACAAAGGGTTATGACGGTCCCCCCGACTCTTTTCTCATCCGACGCGAGCTGCTTCGCGCCGAAGAGATTGATATGAACGTCGTTGAAGCGATGGAAGGCTTTACTTTTGGTGATGCCAACACCATCTACCGTAACCTTCATAGCATCCTCACCTCTGAAGACTATCTTCACTGTGTTGCTACTTTTGAAGCCCATCGGGAGAAGTTACGCACTTCTAGTCCTGGTGTCTCAACGAACGATCCTAGTGACtcaccgaagaagaagaggttcaGCGGCTTCGACCTAAAGAAGCGGTTATTCaaagaggacaagaaggtcgaAGAGGCACCATTCAAGGAGAAAGTCAGAGATCCGACCAAGGGTTATGATCCGCTCATTTCAATCTATTTTTTGGCGAGGGAAAAGAtcgaaagagagagagtgTTTGGTCCTGGTTTCTTTGCCTCATCGCAATTGTCGTTGGATACATTTAATACCAGTCAAGGTTACGGTATGGCAGTTCCCAATCTTCCACCACCCGCGTCAACACACGTCATGGGTCACGATTCTTCACGAGGTCCCGACTTTGCCTCTGAGCCCCGACCACGGTCCGACGATGTCCCCAACCCTGTCATGGCCCACCCTTCAGCAGACCGAGAACAGTCCAAACTCGCCGACATTCCTTCTGCCGTCCACCGCCGGCAACCTTCCCTCAGCCAGCCACCGTTACCCAGCAGTATGCCAGCTGCAGTAGAAAGGTCTGCCGACGAGGGTTTGACGAAAAAGTTCAGTATGCTGGGGCGCGGGCCTCGACCGCCCTCTGCCGGTCCTGCAGGACCGTCTCGCTCAGCCTCTACTAAACGTGAGAGCATGACTGCTTCACCTTCCATGCCTATACAAGAGCACCGACGTGCGACCACTGTCGTCCACAGCGACAAATCCAAACAAGAAAGGCGGGTATCAGTCGGCAGCTTTACCAACTCTGTCAGCAAAGCAAGCGGCTTGGCGAGGCGTGCATCCCAGCGCGATCGACCCCCTGCGACACCTCCCGATTCTCGATGGTTGAACGCACcagcagaagcagaggaatATCACCAGGTTGAGACTTCGGTTCGGCCGTCGTCTACTCCCCGCGAACCCGAGCCGGATACTGCCAACGAACCTCAAAGCTACGATGATGTCAAACCAAGTTACCTCAAGGGTATCTTCTCTGTCTCCACCACTTCTACCAAACCAGCCAACGTGCTTATCCGAGATATCGCCATGGTGTTGGACAGGATAGGCATCAAGCACCGCCCGATCAAGGGCGGTTTTGAGTGTGTCCATATGCCAAGTATAGACCTTGCGAGTGTGGTGAATGGTGACGAGGCGAGTACTAGTTTGTCGAACGTCCCCTCTCACGCTTCTGGTGCAAGGCGGAAACAGAGCTTGAGACGAAAGGGCAGTAAGGTCAATATGAATGGCATAAGTAGCAATGGTGCTGGAAGTAGGGCAACGAGTCCGGGACCGCATAGAGTCTTGACTGGCAATTCAAGCGGTACGGTCAGCGGTGGCGATGTTGCTCATTTGTCGGTGCCATCAGGCAAGAACCGACATCATGTCGGAACtgtggaggaagacgaggtgGATGCGTGGGCTTTGGCGCAAAGtggaggagctggaagcAGTTTAATTGTCCGATTCGAGATCTTTGTGGTCAAAGTGAGTCTAGATCGATGTTGTTCGGAGATGGTTAGGATTGAGTGCTGACAAAGAATGAAAATTTAGGTCCCTGTTCTTCCACTTCACGGAATACAGTTCAGAAGAGTGGGAGGTGATGGATGGCAGTATCAAATGTTGGCCAAGGCGATCCTTCGCGAAATGAGATTATAGTCGGGCCGAGACCGCATTATGGTAAGGCTTCTAGATTCTAGACTTCAAAAGCCAAAAGTCTAGGTGGAGGGcagggaagatggaaaaaagggggagagAGCGATCAAAGGTGGATTTATGGCTGTTTATGCTTAGGATGGTTATACTCTTTACAATTTTTTTGCTGTCCGCTGTGGACTGTGGATCTCTAGACTTTGGAAAGCGAGAAAAGGGGAATGCGGAAAAACATATTTTAGGATGATTGCAAATCGCGTCCCAGATCCTTGGTGAAGCCTTGAGCGGTGGAACGGCGGAGTTAATCAGCAGAGAACAGTAAAGTTATCAGATATCAAGATATACCCgacaaggaaagagagggcAGATGATAAACGgacaaggaaaaaggaTAAAAATGGATCTGTATATGATACGTAGATGTATGTTCTTCATGATAGTCTGATTATGCCTTTTGAATAGATGTTAATGAGTGATGTGcgtccttttttttttcctcgcAATCATCGTTAAGTCAGACGAAATGAAAGTATATACACTACTGTTCGGAAGTGAGCATACACCGATTTCATGTGTATCAGGTGCTGTGCGCTAGACTATACGCCATGGTACCGCATAGCGCATAGTGTATATTTTACATTGAAGAAAGCCGCAGTAGGGCAGCAAGAAGCAGTGCTTcaagagatgatggtggagggtggaggttgaagaTTGGAGAACGGTGGATGGCGGAGGCTGTCGTCTGGCAAATGGCCAGTGCTAAACTGCGCCCTGCATTGGCTGCGGGCTGCTGCACCTTTATTATTATCTCCAGCGATATGTACAGTACAGTATCCCGTATATTAGATCCTGGAAGATGCTATTATACCAGAAGCCTGGAACAAACGAACGACAGGCGGTAAACGAAGTGCAGAGAAAGTCGCGCCAGCGAGTAGTGTCGTGACGACGTGAAGGAGGGTGGTTACGTTTATCGGTTGTAGCTTGCTTTAATTTTCACGTTccttttttggttttttcctcccttctttccctgtTCTCTGTGCCCTGCGTACTCTGCTGTTTTTGCCACTTTGCGCACTCTGCTCAAGTCGAAAACCCGCTTTAAAATCTTTTGCTTCCATCACCAACGTCGCACCGGAAGATCTCGCTCATCGCCGCAGAGGTTCTAGAGCCTCCACCAACGCGTCCACGTCGCGTATATGCGCGTCGAGAACCaattgaaaaaaaggcCTGGGAAGGTTTCTCCGAACCCTTTAAACGACCTGGAATGTCAGTTTAGCGGGGTCGTGCATGGCGCCGAGGGTGTGCTTCATTTCACCACTTCTTTCCATGGAATCAGAATTCAACAGACGTTACATGTCTTCTGCGCTCCCCAAAGGAGTAGTGAAGACGGAGATGTATGGCAGCATGTCGGGTTTTATAGAGTCACACACTAGCCCGATTTTTTTTAAATTTCCCATCATTTTTAGCCCGAACTAGTGCCGCAACAATTGACCGTGCCTGATTAGGACTGATTGTCCTGAAAATGCGATGTCAACGTCAAAAAGTTGCGATCGCTACGTTTTGGAGGCGAAATGTGAGGTCGTCCAGCTCGACAGGCGGAAAGTACAACACCCTCGAATGAATATTCAGCCGCCTTCCGATCAGAGCGAATGCATACAATCCAAGTATAAGAACAAAACACTGTCGTCGTCGCAACCCGTTCCCgcatcttcgtcgtccaTCGCCCACGGACGCCCTCGCACCTCTTCGCTTTTTGATACACAGGCTGTCTCGGAAGGCGCTAGCGGATCAGTCAGGCGTCTTTTTCAGGATCATATATTTTACGGTAGTCACCCATCATGCTTCATTCCCTCCAGCCACAGAATTTTCCAGACGACCTCGGCCGCTCGAACAGCGTGTATTCTTCGCTCTCGCCTGCTACAAATTCTCTGCCTTCCAGCTCCTTTTCAGCTCGCCCCCACTCTGCTTTCGAAACCACCACCCCGCGAGCTCGCCACTCATTTTTACTGCCCGCTGTTGATcgctccccttcctccgaCGGTCACTCTCCTCAGCAGTCACAGGCGTTGCGCCGCCCACCCTCTTTACCAAACGCCGCCATTCTTTTAGAGCACAGCCCGGTCCGCAATAGCACTCTTTGCCGGAGCCATTCTACCAGATCTGCAAGGACCAAGTCTATTCGACGCAAGCCTGTCCCGGCCATGGTGCTGCCTGCGGCCGATAAAGAAGTTACAATCGGCGTTGGTCTTCCACCTAACCATCCATTCGCCAATGTCGCTTCACAAGCTATGAcgagaagcagcagctcgTACGGTTACGAGGACATGCGCTACGGTACGGAGAAGATCCATAACAGATTGGGAACCAGTTCTCAGCTAGCCAACAGGGCGGTAAGTGCGGGAGTGATGACTCCAGTGCCTCCGCACCGGGTGACGAGCCGACCACATCTCGAGCGTGCCTGTGCAAGTTCCCCCTCCACTCCCATCCGCAACACTCAACCGCCTTTCCCTCCGTCATTCTCCGTACATCGTTCGGCAGATCCTCCGCCCAAGCCATTTCCCCGCAGAGACACATCTCCGCATCTCCCCGAACAATATGGGCAGCGT contains:
- a CDS encoding sugar transporter, putative — its product is MVGFGSKRLRQEAMEASMVPTSDSERRPWHAHSRAYLLASVGFLGIFLFGYDTGLGGGVIALSSFATSFNITGTSDEIADLQGNIVAILQGGAFFGAIIAAWVNDWLGRKYSLMVGCWIFIIGACFQTAASSQLSWVYGGRFTSGFGVGLMSAVCPTYASEIAPKEIRGRITGMFQVIVVIGVAFSYWINYGVTFMDQNRGNIVWRIPIGFQLVPVGIMVMLLPLLKESPRWLATKHKDERALANLAWIRKLPVTDQSVQLEYAEIAAAIREEEEATKGASWREVFAKGNPIRFIIAFVVFTLQQWSGQNSISYYAPIIFQSIGIRGSKSGLLASGIYGIVKIIATGTFIAFGIERFGRKKPLLLGVSLMSLFLWIIGAIFNTHLPDKNATTTSAASIAMAVMIYLFVIPYCFSVGPLPWVICSEIFNNRTRHYGLMTAAATQWLWNFAVTKATPLMVIHMPKGGIFFFFAAINIISFCLAMFLPETSGVSLESMDVIFGSVTKEEREAEIARRAVELEGRTLDEEEKHGAEHLEHFDEKEKERV
- a CDS encoding protein kinase kin1, putative, whose translation is MTSFNPAPAQIQAAQDHTYGSMPTPTYMGMVDTGAQWDYVGRRGSSRSREPSASPQRAATESGIPRTSTHAASASASSSYAPVAGASGQASSAPHEPTIREEATAVVDRSMRAHQQTTGPSNGNGNSQPKKSKVRMVGDWQLNKTLGAGSMGKVKLATNIVTKEKCAVKIIPRYTDANRKEETTRTPEEVEKQRLKDESKEIRTIREAHISLLLHHPYICGMREFISHQNHHYMVFEFIDGGQMLDYIISHGRLRERAARKFARQIGSALNYCHQNSIVHRDLKIENILISKNGNIKLIDFGLSNLYSPSRHLSTFCGSLYFAAPELLNARPYTGPEVDVWSFGIVIYVLVCGKVPFDDQSMPALHAKIKRGVVEYPSWLSAEVKSLLSRMLVTNPAERATLAEVLSHPFMTKGYDGPPDSFLIRRELLRAEEIDMNVVEAMEGFTFGDANTIYRNLHSILTSEDYLHCVATFEAHREKLRTSSPGVSTNDPSDSPKKKRFSGFDLKKRLFKEDKKVEEAPFKEKVRDPTKGYDPLISIYFLAREKIERERVFGPGFFASSQLSLDTFNTSQGYGMAVPNLPPPASTHVMGHDSSRGPDFASEPRPRSDDVPNPVMAHPSADREQSKLADIPSAVHRRQPSLSQPPLPSSMPAAVERSADEGLTKKFSMLGRGPRPPSAGPAGPSRSASTKRESMTASPSMPIQEHRRATTVVHSDKSKQERRVSVGSFTNSVSKASGLARRASQRDRPPATPPDSRWLNAPAEAEEYHQVETSVRPSSTPREPEPDTANEPQSYDDVKPSYLKGIFSVSTTSTKPANVLIRDIAMVLDRIGIKHRPIKGGFECVHMPSIDLASVVNGDEASTSLSNVPSHASGARRKQSLRRKGSKVNMNGISSNGAGSRATSPGPHRVLTGNSSGTVSGGDVAHLSVPSGKNRHHVGTVEEDEVDAWALAQSGGAGSSLIVRFEIFVVKVPVLPLHGIQFRRVGGDGWQYQMLAKAILREMRL